The segment CGGAGCCGGTGCTCAACCGGCGCGAGCTGCTCGACATGGCCGAGTGCTGGCACAACGGCCGATGGTACGAACCGCCGGTGTCGCTCGACGGCCTGGCCCGCGCGTTCCGCGTCTCGCCGCATCACAGCAGCGCCATCATGCTCAAGCGAAACCTGCTGGTCGCATCCTTCCAGGCATCGCCGCTGCTCAGCGCCGCCGCCTTCGAGGCGATGGCGCATGATTTTCTCGTCTTCGGCAACGGCTATCTGGAGGAGCGTCGCAATGTCCTAGGCGGCGTGCTGCGCTATGAGCACGCCATCGCCAAATACACCCAGCGCGGGGTGGATGCGGGGCGGTTCTTCTATGTCCCCGGCGACCGCGACGAGGTGGAGTTCGCCCCCGGCAGCGTGCAGCAGGTCTGCCAGCCCGACGTGAACCAGGAGATCTACGGCGTGCCCGAATATCTGAGCGCGCTGCAGTCGGCGCTGCTCAACGAGGCGGCGACGCTGTTCCGCCGCCGCTATTACCTGAACGGCAGCCACGCGGGCTATATCCTCTACGCCACCGGCGAGATCGACGAGAAGGACACCACCGCGCTCAAGACGGCGCTCAAGGCGTCGCGGGGGCCGGGCAACTTCCGCAACCTGTTCGTACACGCGCCCAACGCGAAGGAGGGAAGCCTCAAGATCCTGCCGATCGCCGAGGTGGGCGCGAAGGACGAGTTCCTCGGCATCAAGAACGCGACGCGTGACGACGTGCTCGCCGCGCACCGCGTGCCGCCCCAGCTGCTTGGCATCGTGCCGGCGCAAGGCTCCAGCGGGTTCGGCAACCCGCTCCAAGCGGTCGACATGTTCTTCGAGCTGGAGATCGCGCCGCTGCAAGTGCGCTTGCTGCAGTTCAACGAACTGCTCGGCCGTGAGGTAATCCAGTTCCGCGATCGAAAGCGGATGGCCAACACGGCCTGAGTTTGAGCTGGGTTACGTCAGTTGAGATCCGCAGGCTGAATGCTTGACCGGATGCTCTTCCAGAACGTGTCATGATTATCTGGGGGCTCGGGAAGGTCGAAATTGCCCGAAACGATAGCGGGAGCGTTGACCAGGGCGTCGGTGAATACAACATGGAAAGACGGTGTGGCTTCCCGATTGTGTACGAGGATCGAAATCTCTTTGCACTCCTGCATCATTGTAGCGTACCCCGCGTAGAAATCAGACGCTCGCTTAAACAGCATCGGCGATGCCGTTTTCCAGCTTTCCTTGAACGTACCAGCCAAGGGTTTGGAGACGGATGCAGGTTTTACATCGCCATAGAATTTTGCGACCTTCCCGGCACCCTCGATAAGCCCGCTTACGACTTCCGAAAATGCATGGTCGTTTCGGTTCGCGTCGATTGTCGAGACATTGTTCATCAGCATCGATGGAAATTTATGTCCATCCTCCGATAAGCTTTCGGCGACGGTCCATACGGTAACGTCTGCTGAATCATCCTTGAAAATGTCACGACCAGAGAAAAACAGGTCGCCGTAGGAGGCCACTCTTTCCACAATTAGTGGAGAAACTGCTCGGCCCTTAGAATTTACCGACGCCATTTCCTGAACGCCACAAAGTCGTTTCGCAGTGCCGGCAATGATGCTTCCGGTGGCATACCAATAGTATTTGGATTCATTGGCGTAGATATTGTATTTTGTGGAGCCTAAGACGTTTCCGTCGTACTTTGCCACTACCTGAATGATGCTATCAAGAAAGAAGCAGACGGACGTGAAAGCGTGGCTGGTCTCAACGTCCTTAAAGACGACCCATTCTTTAGGCTGAGCCGTAATTTTGTTGATCTCCGGCAAGTACATGCACTTGCTATTCACCAATTCGAAGTCAATCACCTTATCCGAGTGATTGTAAACTTTGATGTCGATTTTCTGGCCCATTGTGAAGCTTCCGCCGCCTGAGGTGTTTATCACAACCTTTCTGCATCATATTGATTAATAGAGAGATAAATCACTTTGGTGTCGATCGTTACTTTGCGTAACAATTGCTCGTTTCGCGCATCTTGAGTTGCTTTCGGTTCGTCCCGCGCCGAACGCGACGGGCGGGGGGCTCAAAACCCTGCCGATCAGCGAGGCAGGCGCGAAGGACAAGGTTTTTGAATCAAGAACGCGACATGCGACGACGCGCTTGCCGCGTACCGCGTGCCGCCACGGGTGCCTGGCATCGTGCCAGCTTAGCTCTCCCGTGCGTTAGAAACCTGCTTCAGACTGTCGACACGTTGTTCGAAGTGGAAATCGCCCCGCTACAGGTGCGCTTGCTGCAATTCTACGAGCTGATCGGCCGCGAGGTCATTCGGTTCCGCCAGCGAAAAGCCGATGGCCGGCGCAGATCCCCAACCTCAGCGATGTAGGCCCGTGGCTTCACCTGGGCGGCAGTTCCTGAAAAGCTGTCCTACGGCTTATAAGGCCGTCGATGCGCAATATTGGGGCGATTGTTGGAAAGTGGATGGCGCTAAGGCTGTCAATGCTGGGATCCCGCCTGGACGCCCTCGGGGTCTGGCCCACGACCGTTCAACGTACATCACATCGATATATGCCTACATCGGAATGGCTGCCGATCTGCTGTATCGAGGAGAAGCGCCCAGTAGCTTTAAGGCTCAGGCTCAATGGTTCATGAAAAAAAATCATATGGTTTGCTGCGACATGGTCACCTTGGGCATCGTAGCCAGAAATGATCAGGCGCCGCAGAGTCCTTTGCGCCACATACTCAATCAGCTGTCTGTACTCGCTTTGTGAACGCTGGTGTATCAGAACCTCAAGACAAATCACGAAGTCGGCACAAGGCGCGTCATAGGGGGCCAGCATAAATTGCCAGTCGGGACGTTTTGACCGAGCAACGTCAAGGCTCTGCTGGGACCGGTCAAGGCCCAGATAGTTATGAAGTTTTAAGCTACCGACGACTTCGAGGTCGCCACATCCAACGTCTAAAACTGAATCAGCGGTCTCAACGCCTTCTGAGATCAGGAGGCCCCGCTTGTAAGCAAGATTGTCGCCGCGAGAGCCTACGCCGGAACCCCGTTCGGGGAATCGATTGTATCTAAGGTCCCAGAACAGCTGGGTATCGAAGTGCTCTCTGATCAGTTCGTTTGCTAGCCCAACCCCGTCGGCTTCATGTGGTTCGGCCGCGCCCACAGGCTCAAGCAAGCCAAGGACGTTTAATGAGCTATTGTGATAATGAATGAGTGCAAGGGGCCGGCGAGGGTCGAAATGGGAATGAAGGCCAGGAAAATGCACGTAGTAATTCACGTTGGACGGCAGGCTCACATACGGCAGCGCGGTCTCATGCAGGGCCATGCAGAATGCGATCTGGTCTACATGCATCTCTTTGCCGGCCGCGCGTAGTGGCTCGATGTCTCCGAGCAATTGTTCAGCCCATTTCCGCCAGGAAGCGAACAGGGTGTCGGCAAATTGTGATGGCACGGAATAGAAGCCACCATTGCAGTTGCCCTGGTAGGTCGTGCCTGCTGACGCTTCAACTTGGATTATGGGAGGCCGGTCGGCAAAACCCGCGCGTTCAAAAAGATGATCAAGCAGCGCCAGCTGAGGGTTGGAAAGGTCCACAACCTTGCCGCCAATCGCGTCTTTCGGGAGGAACGCACCGAAGTCACCGATGCAAATCATGTCGGTATCCAGAAATACCACATGGTCTACGCCCTGATCCCGTAGATTCTCCCACTGTGCCAGCTTGTTACAGTATCGACCGTCGCCGAAACGAGAGAGCTGATGAGTTTGGCAACCCAAGCCTTGGAACCGTTCTACAACTTGATTTGAGACCTCCGGCGTGCACTGGACGTGGATGTCGGAAGCCGCGAGCTCAGTATGCCGCAAGATCGAATGGACAAGGTTCCAACCAGTATATGCAAATACCGGGTCAGCATCGATGATGAAGGATGCCGCCATGCGATAATTCCGATCAGCGCAGTCCATCAAAATACCCCATGCTGTTCCGATGCTTCTGAGCAAGAGCAACTGAAAGGGGTCATAGGGCCATTTTTGTGGGGATCAATTCCGCTTTGGCGCCCGTGGACGTCGAAACGCAGATGCGAGGTCGACCAAGGATGGCAGCGACACAAGCGCTCCAAGTGGCGCGGCCCGCCCGCTCCCGCGTCGCCCCCCCGAAAAGAGCGCTTTTCCCCCCGCCTCGCCCGCCCCCTTTTCGTGTCCCTTTTGATGCACTCCCGCGCCCAAGGCCGCCCCTGCGAGGGGCGTAGGGCAGGGCGTGATGCGATTTGATGCGCTTCCCGTCCAGAGCAGTGCATCAACGCTGTGCAGTCGCCGCTGGGCTTACAGAGGCCATCCAAGCCCGCTGCTACGATCGAATTTCGGCTAAACCTCGCCGGGCTTCCCCGCTGGGGAGCCCTCGAGGCGGCGCAAGCCGCCTCGTCCCCCTGTCGCGGCTTGACGACCAAGGTGCCTATTTCTGCCAGATGATCGCGTGTCCGCAAACCTACGCGTGCCCGACAGGGCACTCCTTTCATATATTATCCTTTGGCTCCCGGATTCTCGCCCTCTAGGAAATTCGCGTTGTCGACAGCTTGCGCGAGGTTGCGCAAAGCGGTGCCGAGTTCGCCGTCGACGTCGATCGAAGCGTCGAACGCCTCCACCGCGGATACGGACAGAAGCATCGCGTTGGTCTCGGCCGCGTGCTCATCTCGTCGCCAAAGAGCGTCTTGGGGGGGAGGGGCATTGCCTAGAATTTGGCGTACCATCTTCGCAACGCGCTTCGGCAACCGGAAGCCATATGCGTTGGAGATCTGACGAACCTGGGGGCCGAACTCGCCTTCATTGTCGGTCTGTTCCGTGCGACGGATCCATTCGAGGAAGCCGGCGGCGGCGAGGCGCTTCAATGCCGCATGAACAGCCTTGTACGACCGCCTTATGTTGGCAGCGATGGTGGCAACAGCGGGGTCAAGGCGTCCCGTACGGTAGTCGACCAGGCGAAAAAGCTCCTCAAGGACCTCTAAGCCAATGTGGCCGAGGGCGCCATTCCGCTTCCCGGCTTCCATGCTTTCGCGTTCAAATCGGCGCGCGGCGCGCATGACGGCGCCGATCCATCGGCGCGCATTCCGACATTTGCCATCGGCGATTGGACGCCAGAGGCGGCGTTCCCGCTCTCCCACCGCATAGCTGTTTCGGCGCACCGGCTGGCCGGTCCGTCGATTCGATTTCTGGGTGCCTGGGGAATGGAGGATAGTTGCGGCCAGATCGCCGATCGAGCGCGCCATTATGCCGCCATCCCGGTTGGGAAAGCGCCGCTAAGTGTTTGAAATGGCAAAGGTGATAATCCCGAGGTCGGGAAATTTATCGCGCCCAATCAAAGGTTTTCTGGGGAATCATAATCCGCGTGTCGGGGGTTCAAGTCCCTCCTCCGCTACCATCGTTGCAGTCTGTCAGGACTGTCACGATGGTGCGGTCCTCGCAGCGAATGTCAGCACATCAGCCACGCCGGACTATCGACGGTAGCGCATTGCGGTCGATGCCTGTGCGTTGCCGCGTCCCGATGGACAGGCCGCGTCAAACATCGGCCGCTGCATCGATTCGGCCAGGCGACCTCCTTCTGGCCAGTCTGCGCGCCCGGCGCCTGCATGCCACCAGCTAGTCCCGTAGCCCGATCGGTGCGCGCTGCCTGCGGCGAGCCCTTGCGAGCCGCCGATACTGGCGAGGGTGCGGCCTCGGGTCCGCCGCCCGCCTAGACATGATTGGGATGCCATCGCGAGCGAGCACGCGCGGAACCGCAAGTCGCCGTTCGGATCGCCGACTAGACCCCGTTGAAGAACGCGGCGTAACTGCCATGGGGCAGGCCCTCACGCGTGATGCCGAGCTGGTCGGTGACGATCAGCGAAACGACCGTGGCCACGCCGACCGCCACCACTAAATACCAGACCAAATAGATACCGCGTATCCTCAAATTCCGCTGGTCGCTCATTGGAATCCCCCCAGATTGCCAGCCGAGATCTATTGGTCGCACCTAAATGGCGATAGCAGCCGTCAGGTGTGCACGCAGCATTGATTGATCCATTTTGATACAATTGGCTGGTCCTGCGCGTGTAGGCGTGGATTTATAGACAAGAACATGGTTAAGGCTGGCGCAGGGCAAGTCCGGCGGCCGATTCTTGGGCTGCTCTTCGGGGGGAGCTACATGTCGACGTTGGGAGAGCGGTTCGCGTCGCGGGCCACGACGGGTTTTGACTATGCGCGGCTGTTGCTGGCGCTGGCGGTGGTGCTCTGGCACACTTTTCCGGTGACGATGTCGACCGAGGCGCTGATGCCGTATGTCGATCAACCCATCATGGTGCTGGTGCGGGTCATCCTCCCGATGTTCTTTGCGCTTAGCGGCTTCCTCGTCTCGTCCAGTCTGGAGCGTGCGCCCAATCTCGGCGTCTTTCTTTGGCACCGCGTTCTGCGCATCTTCCCGGCGCTGACGGTTGAGGTGCTGCTTTCTGCGCTCATTCTCGGGCCGCTCCTGACGACGGTGTCGCTTGCTGCCTATTTCACGCATCGCGAATTCTTCCAGTACATGGTGAACATCATCGGCTGGATTCATTTTCGGCTGCCGGGTGTCTTCATCGCGAACCCGGTCTCCGGCATCGTCAACAGCTCGCTCTGGACCGTGCCGTCGGAACTGGAATGCTACATAACGATCAGCATTCTGTTCCTCATCGGATTTACCAAGCGCGCCAGGCTGCTCGCTGCCACCTATGTCGTCGCTGCCGCTGTCCTGACCTGGCATCAGGTGCACAGCGGCGCGCCGCTGTGGTTCAATGTCGACAAGTTCAACCTGACCCTGAGCTTCGTCGCCGGCATGGTTGTGTATCGGTTCCGGAATGCATTGCCGGGTGGTTTTGCCGTGGCGATCGCCGCCTTCGGGCTGGCGTGCTGCATGCTGTACTTTCCGAATGCACAATATCTGGCCAGCTTCCCGGCGGCCTATGCGATCGCCGCCTTTGGCTGCAATCGGATGTGGCGCCCCAAGCTGGTGTTCGGGGGCGACTATTCCTACGGGCTGTATCTGTACGCCTATCCGATCCAGCAGACGGTCGTGCATCTCATCGGACCGGGCAGGTTCTTCGAGACGCTGGCCCTTTCGCTGCTCGCCATGGTGTGTTTCGCGGTCTTCTCCTGGCACGTCATCGAGAAGCGCATCCTGGTGTTCAAGGATGCGTTTCCCGCCATCGCACGCTGGGCACGCCGGTCGGTCCCGATTCGGCGGGCCAGTCCAGCCTGATCGAAACCCGGGGGGAGCCTGCCCCCCCCCGCAGCCTGTTGTCGGGTGGGGGGGGCGGGGATGTGACGTTCGAGGCTGGCCTCGTCTGGCAAGCAGACGATGGACGCCGCTTTCTTCCGTGTCGCGGGGAGGCTTTGACGGCCAGAGAGCGCGCACCATCGCGATGGCCTCACGGCGATATACTGGGCCGGGCTTCCAGCCAGGGCGTGTGGCGGAAGCGATGCGCGGGCCGATTCTCCGAACGCCGGCTACACAGTCGTGAATATGCAAAAGATCTCCGTGGACCCCACCGGAGTCGGCTTGGCGTCAGCCTGCTCGCTTCCGCTTGGGGCGTTTTTGTTGCGGCGCAGCGATGGTCAGAGGCAGGCCGTGGGCGAAGCGAGTGGCCGCAGACTGTTCGGCGGGAACCTTTAACCATATTACCCGTTCTATGGCGCTACCACCAATCCTGTTCGCTCTTGCTTCGGTTGCGGCCGGCAGCAATCCTCAGCTGACGGCCGCGCTTTCGGCCGCTCGCGGAGGAGAACATATCGTTCTCCGGCCCGGCAATTATGGGCAGGTCGTCGTCCGCAACAGGACCTGGCAACAGCCCGTGACCATCGAGAGCGCCGATCCCACCAAACCGGCGACGATCACCCGGCTTGTCGTCACCAACACCACCGGGCTGACCTTTCGAAACATACGTTTCTCGCGCGCGCTTGGCAGCGAAGCATCCTGGGCGCGGATTGCCGAAGTCTCGGGCGGGGCGAACATATCGTTTATCGGTGGCTGGTTCTACAGCACGCTGGACAACAATCCGCTGAACGACATGCAGGGATTGATGGCGCGCGGCACGACGGGGCTGACGGTTGCCGGGGTCAAATTTCAGGATCTGAGTGTCGGCATAACCTGCGACGACTGTTCGAAATTCACGATCGAGAACAATGTATTCAGTTTCATCGGTGTCGACGCGATCGACATCCCCGGGGCGCGGGGCGGCAGGATCGCGACGAACATGTTTCACAGCTTCCGCCCGGTCCCCAAGGCCCATCCGGATGGGATCCAATGCTGGACCTCCGGCAAGCGCTCCGGCTGCAAGGACGTGACGATCTTCAGCAATACCTTCATCGGCGATCCCGGACACGAGTTTCAGGGCGTGTTCCTGGGGGATGAAGACAACGTTGGCGGATACGAGCGGATCACGATCGCGTACAACACGTTCAGATGCACGATGTGGAACGCAGTCTACCTCGGCGGCGCGTCGAGTAGCATCTCGATCCTTAACAACAAGATCTTTGCGGGACCCAAATACCGCCCCTGGTTCCGGACCATCTCACCCGTGAATATCATGTTCAACGTTGCGCCCGACTATATGATCCAGAACCGGCGCGGCGTGCCCGCGCACAACAGTCTCGGGGGCGAATTCGTACGGTAACTGCCATTCGCGGGGGAGTTCATGCCTGCCGGTGACGCGATCGCGCGTCGCGACGAGGCTGCTGGACATGTCGAAGCGCAGATTACCGCGGCGAGGCAGGGGCTGCGCACGGCGCTTGATGCGCCGAAGCGCATCGGGGGGACGATTGCCCTCCCGATGCGCCCTGGTGCTTTCGCAGGCTTAGAACTTGAAGCTCGCGCCGGCGCTGAAGTTGCGGCCAACGAGACCGGCATAGTGCCAGCTGCTCAGATAGTTCGGGTTGCTGGTATAGGCACCCGCGGCCAGCGGCGCGCGGGCATTGGTCAGGTTCTGGACGTTGACGAAGAAGCGGAACTTGTCGTTCACCTCGACGCCGGCGTTCAGATCGACATAGATGAACGGCCGGATGAAGCAGAACTTCGAGGCGTCTTCCGGCCGGGCGATCGGCGCCAGCGTGTGCGAGCACGACAGGTCGATCTTGTTGGTGACCGGATCCGGCGAGATCTCGTCCGCGGCAACCTGCTTGATGCGGCCGACATAATAGGTCGTCGCGGTGAGCGAGAACTTGCCGACTTCCAGCGCGTTCTGCCAGTTGCCGCGGATACGCGGCGTACCGCCACCCGAGGACAGCTCGTACGGCCCCAGCGTACCGGCATATTTCTGCACCACGCCCGACGGGGTGACCAGATCGAGACGCAGGACGCGGGTGACGTCGACGCGGCTGATCAGGCGCACATTGTCCGAGAAGCGGACGTTCGCGGTCGCCTGCATGTCGATGCCCGAGCTGACCTGATAGTTGGCGTTGACGTACGGCACGTTGAACACCAGCAGGCGGGGCAGCGCGTTCGGATTGACCGGATCGGGCGCGTCGACGACGTTGCACGCATAGCCCGGACCCACCGCGGCGAGCGCCGCGCAGCCGGCGGCGGCGGTGGTCTGCCCATAATAGGCCTTGATCGCGTCCGCGCGCAGCGGGCCGCTGACGATCAGGTTCGACTTCTTGATGTTGTAATAGTCGACCGTGACGTTGAACCAGCGCGTTGGCCGCAGCATCGTGCCGACGGTCACGCTCTGCGAATTTTCCGGCAGGATGTTGGGGTTGCCGGTGGCGCCGCTGCCGATGTTGTAGGTGCCCGAATAGGCCGGGTTGCCCGGGTGGGCATCGACGAAGCTCTTGATCGGCGTGTACGACGAGAAGCCCGAATAGCTGCTGAGCGCGTTGTATTCCGCGAAGGTCGGTGCGCGGAAGCCCTGCGAATAGGTCGCGCGGAACGCGATCTGTTCGGTCGGGTTGAACTTCACGCCGACCTTGGGCGAGAAGTGGCTATAGCCCTGCGAATAATGGTCGTAGCGGCCCGATACATTGACATCGACCGTCTTGAGGAACGGCGCGTCGATCTCAAAGAAGCCCGCGGTCACGGTCTGGCGACCCTGTGCCGACGAGGTGTTGAGCGCGTAATAGCTGAGATCCGCATTCTGGTTGCGGTTCATCAGCGTTTCGCGGCGGACCTGGAAGCCGCCGCCGATGTTCAGGTCGCCGCCGGGGAGCGCCATCACGGTCTTGATCAGCGAGCCGCCGATCGTCGCGACCGTCGAATAGGACGGCGTGGTGCGCTCCGGCGAGATCTGGTTGCGCACCGCCGCGCTGTTCTGCTCCGGATTGACGAAGTTGTAGGAACCGGTGTTGATCGCGTTCAGCAGCCCCTGGATGTTGATGAAGCCACGCTGCGTGACGGCGAAATTGTCGCGGGCATAGACACCGTTGAGGCGGAATTTGAAGCCGCTGCCCAGATCGCCCGAGATGCCCGCGGTGGTGCGGAACACGTCAACATAGCGGAAGCTCCCGGCGGGGATGTCGCCGAACAGATAGTAGATGCGCGCAGCGTTCTGCGTCGGATCGGCGCCGGCGACGGCATAGGGGTTGTTCGGGTTCAGTCGACGATCAGCCGCGGTGGCGCAGTTCACGCCCGAGGCGCAGACATACATCGGCAGCACGATGCCCGGGCTGCTGGATGCGATCGACGCCGAGCCGCCGAAGGGCTGGGTCTGACGGATGCCCGAGGGTGTGCCGGTGATGGTGACTTCGGAATGCGAGTAGCTGCCGCTGGCGAACGCTTCCAGATTGTCGCTCAGGCGCGCGGTGAGACGGGCCGTGGTCGAATAGCGCTGCTGCTTCGGCTGGATGATCGAATATTCATCCGGGATATTGTGCTTGCAGCCGGTGCCCTGGGCCGCCCCCGAGGTCACCGTGAAGGTGCCGTTGGCGCACGCATTGGGGTTGAGCAGCTGATACTGGTTGGTGAGCGGCGCGCCGACCTGGCCGGCGAGCGGATTGTTGAGATCGGTCTGGCGCACGCGCGTGACGACTGCCTGCGGGTTCGGCGTCGTCAGGCTGTCGTCGTTGCGGTTGCGATCGAGCAGGCCGCTGGGCGTCAGGTCGAGCGTGTTGAACGGGTAGCCGCGCGAATTGTTGGTGATATACCCGTCATAGGTATACTCGCCGTTCACGTAGAAGTTGAAGCCCTTCTCCTGATAGTCGCCATAGCCGGCGGTCAGCGTCGCGCGATAGTGCGCGCCGTCGCCCTTGCCGGTCGTGCCGCCCTGGACCGAGCCCTCGATCCCCTGGACGTTCTTCTTGCTGATCAGGTTGACCACGCCGCCGATCGCATCCGCACCATAGGTGGAGGACGCGCCGTCCTTCAGCACTTCGATACGGTCGACGATGCTGAACGGGATCGAGTTCAGATCGACATAGGAATTGTGGCCGTCGTCGTTGAGCGGGAAGTTCGCCGAACGCAGGCCGTCGATCAACACCACCGTCGACGAGACGCCGAGGCCCCGCAGCGAGACGGCGGCGCCGCCGGCGGAGAAGCCGTTGCGGAAGCCGGTGGAAATCGAGCCGGCGCTGTCCGCCGAGACCGAACGGATCGCATCCTGCGCGGTGGTGATGTTCGCGCGTTGCAGCGTCTCCGAGCTCAGCACGGTCACCGGCGAGATCGAGCTTGCGTTCGAGTTGCGGAACAGCGTGCCGGTGACGACGATGGGGGCCTGATCGGCCGGGGGCTGCGACGACACGTCGGGCGCGGCCGCATCCTGCGTCGCGTCTACCGTGCTGGCGGTGTCGGTCGCCTGGGTGGGATCAGCCGTCTGCGCGTACGCAGGGGCGGCGATCGCCGTCAGCAACGCTGCGGTCGAAATTCCATACCGCAATTTGCGAAAACGCACAGAATTGATCAAAATCATGAAAGCTGTTCCCTTTTATCGCAGCAGCGACTTGCTATCGCTTCAGACCAAGCCAGGACTTGGCGCTGCGGCAACGCCCGCTATCATTGGCGAAGTTAAAGATGGTTTAAAAATGCCGCGGCGCGGCAACCGTTTACCCCGGAAGTGGCGGTTGTTTGCACTGGAGGCGTTTGTGGCGGAAGCTGGCGTGGACGTCGCTCGATGACACTGTCTCGGGATGCGACCCAATCTAAACAAGCATTTGCTGAAATAAAGTTTCAAGTTATGGATATTTACTGTCGCAGGGGTTCATCTTTGTTTCTCCGGTGAGATCGGTGCGATGCTTGGCGGAGCGACGTGTCGGGTGGCTCGTCCGTGGCGTACCAGTGGTGCGATCGAGCCCCAGGCTGGTGAGATCTCCCCGGTAGCGATCCCATTCGATGCGGTCTGGCAACTATCGCCCGTTGTAGCGGCTAACCGCCTTAGCGATTAGCTAACGATATCCGCACATCGTCGATTAGGTCGAATGACCTAGTGTCGGGGCAAGTGTAAGTCTTTGGGAGACCCGGCGACGTGTCAGGGGAGATGCGCTTTTGGGAGGCGTCGGCATCGGATAAGGCAAGGCGCATCGGATGGCGCTGAAGACCATCGCCTCGGCACAGGTTCGGCTGGGGATGTTCATCCATGGCTTCAAGGGTTCATGGTGGGAGCACCCCTTCTGGCGGACGCGCTTTCTGCTCACCGATCTGGAGGACTTGCAGAAGCTGCGCGCCTTTCACGGCGGCGTCATCATCGACGTCGCGCGATCGCGGGAACTGGCGCCGGACGTCGCGGTGCATCCCGCCATCGACGCGCGCGACGGTGGGGAGGGGGAAACGCCTGATGCTTCCCCGCTACCCGGCACCAAGCGACCGTTTGCCGAATCCCCGGCAGCCCGATTCTCCGCCGACCAAGCCCAGGCCGCGGCGCTGGTTGCAGGTGCGCTTGATACGGTACGCGGCACATTCGAAGATGTCCGGCTGGGGCGGGCCGTCGCGCACGAAAAGGTGGCCGCGCTGGTCGACGACATCGCCGGGCAGCTGGATCGCAACGCCTCGGCGCTGCTGCGGGTGCTGCAGCTCAAGAGCAAGCACCAATATACCTATCTGCATTCGGTTGCGGTCTGTACGCTGATGGTCAATCTGGCGCGCCATCTCGCGATGGACGACGAGGCCGTGCGCGTGCTGGGGCTTGCCGGGTTGCTTCACGACGTCGGCAAGGTCGCGATCCCCGATACGGTGCTCGACAAGCCCGGTCGCCTGTCACCCGACGAATTCGCGCTGGTACGCACGCATCCGGAGGAGGGCGCCGCACTGCTGCGGGAGGATGGGGCGATGCCGCCACTGGCGATGGAGGTTTGCCTCCACCATCACGAACGCTGGGACGGCAATGGCTACCCGCATGGGCTGAGGGCGGAGGATATCAGCCTGCCCGCCAGGATGGGGGCGATCTGCGACGTCTATGATGCGCTTACCTCCCACCGGGCCTACAAGCGCGCCTGGCCCCCGATGCGGGCGCTCGGCGCGATGTGGGGCTGGGACGGGCATTTCGATCGCGAGCTGCTGTTCCAGTTCATGCGCAGCATCAATCTCTATCCGCCCGGGATGCTGGTGCGCCTTGCTTCCGACCGGCTTGCGCTGGTGCTGGACAATGGCGGGCGCGCTACACGAACCCGGCTCCTGATCTTCCACTGCTGCAAGGAGGGTATTGCCCTAACCCCGCAAACCCTGGTGCTGAACGGCGGAGAGGAGGACGATCGCGTGGTCGGCTTCATGGCCGCGGAGAATGCGCCGAGCGCGATTCCTTCGCTGGACTTGTACCCGCCAGTCGCTGTAACAAATTAGGCATAATACCGGAACGGCACGCGATTCCGGATCGTCTATAACGAAGAACAGGAAGAGGGTCGCTT is part of the Sphingomonas sp. genome and harbors:
- a CDS encoding HD-GYP domain-containing protein, whose protein sequence is MALKTIASAQVRLGMFIHGFKGSWWEHPFWRTRFLLTDLEDLQKLRAFHGGVIIDVARSRELAPDVAVHPAIDARDGGEGETPDASPLPGTKRPFAESPAARFSADQAQAAALVAGALDTVRGTFEDVRLGRAVAHEKVAALVDDIAGQLDRNASALLRVLQLKSKHQYTYLHSVAVCTLMVNLARHLAMDDEAVRVLGLAGLLHDVGKVAIPDTVLDKPGRLSPDEFALVRTHPEEGAALLREDGAMPPLAMEVCLHHHERWDGNGYPHGLRAEDISLPARMGAICDVYDALTSHRAYKRAWPPMRALGAMWGWDGHFDRELLFQFMRSINLYPPGMLVRLASDRLALVLDNGGRATRTRLLIFHCCKEGIALTPQTLVLNGGEEDDRVVGFMAAENAPSAIPSLDLYPPVAVTN
- a CDS encoding TonB-dependent receptor domain-containing protein; this encodes MILINSVRFRKLRYGISTAALLTAIAAPAYAQTADPTQATDTASTVDATQDAAAPDVSSQPPADQAPIVVTGTLFRNSNASSISPVTVLSSETLQRANITTAQDAIRSVSADSAGSISTGFRNGFSAGGAAVSLRGLGVSSTVVLIDGLRSANFPLNDDGHNSYVDLNSIPFSIVDRIEVLKDGASSTYGADAIGGVVNLISKKNVQGIEGSVQGGTTGKGDGAHYRATLTAGYGDYQEKGFNFYVNGEYTYDGYITNNSRGYPFNTLDLTPSGLLDRNRNDDSLTTPNPQAVVTRVRQTDLNNPLAGQVGAPLTNQYQLLNPNACANGTFTVTSGAAQGTGCKHNIPDEYSIIQPKQQRYSTTARLTARLSDNLEAFASGSYSHSEVTITGTPSGIRQTQPFGGSASIASSSPGIVLPMYVCASGVNCATAADRRLNPNNPYAVAGADPTQNAARIYYLFGDIPAGSFRYVDVFRTTAGISGDLGSGFKFRLNGVYARDNFAVTQRGFINIQGLLNAINTGSYNFVNPEQNSAAVRNQISPERTTPSYSTVATIGGSLIKTVMALPGGDLNIGGGFQVRRETLMNRNQNADLSYYALNTSSAQGRQTVTAGFFEIDAPFLKTVDVNVSGRYDHYSQGYSHFSPKVGVKFNPTEQIAFRATYSQGFRAPTFAEYNALSSYSGFSSYTPIKSFVDAHPGNPAYSGTYNIGSGATGNPNILPENSQSVTVGTMLRPTRWFNVTVDYYNIKKSNLIVSGPLRADAIKAYYGQTTAAAGCAALAAVGPGYACNVVDAPDPVNPNALPRLLVFNVPYVNANYQVSSGIDMQATANVRFSDNVRLISRVDVTRVLRLDLVTPSGVVQKYAGTLGPYELSSGGGTPRIRGNWQNALEVGKFSLTATTYYVGRIKQVAADEISPDPVTNKIDLSCSHTLAPIARPEDASKFCFIRPFIYVDLNAGVEVNDKFRFFVNVQNLTNARAPLAAGAYTSNPNYLSSWHYAGLVGRNFSAGASFKF